CACGTCAACGGCGACCTCACCATGGGCGAGAACATCGCCGATCTCGGCGGCCTGCTGATCGCCTATGACGCCTATCACACGTCGCTCGGCGGCAAGCCGGCGCCGGTGCTGGACGGCCTGACCGGCGATCAGCGCTTCTTCCTCGGCTGGGCCCAGGTCTGGCGCTACAAGATCCGCGACGACGCGGCGCGCCAGCGCATCGTCAGCGATCCCCACGCCCCGGCCGGCGCCCGGACCAACATCCCGCTGCAGAACATCGACGCGTGGTACGCCGCCTTCGGCGTGAAGCCCGGCGACCGGATGTACCGGGCCCCGAAGGACCGCGTGAAGATCTGGTGATCAGCCGGGCCGGAACACGAACCGCTTCGACAGAGTGAAATTGAACACCAGCCCGACGGCCACGCCAACCGCGGTCGCGATCAGCGGATTGCCGAGCGGCAGCGGTGCGAAGCGTACGCACAGCACATAGGTCCCATAGTTCGCCAGCGCGCCGACGGCGTTGGCCAGCATGAACTTCAGCCATTCCCGCGCCAGCGCTCCGGCGCCGCCGGTGGCCGCGTGCTCGGCGAAGGTGAGGTTGCGGTTGCCCCACCAGGTGAAGGTCGCGGCGCAGAAGATGGAGATCACCCGCGCGCTGTAGGGGTCGAGGCCCAGCAGATGATGGAAGGTCCACAGCACCGCCTCGTCGACCACGAAGCCGGCGCCACCGACCGCGCCGAAGCGCACGATCCGCAGGCGCAGCAGGGCGCCGATACGCTCGGCCAGGCTCACGAGTTGCGCCGGTCTTGCGGGCCGCGCAGCGACAGATAGGCCATGCGCTTGGCTTCCCAGCGGCCGCGCGTGACGGTGTCGAGGATCAGCCCGCTCATCAGCGAGAGGAAGGCGATGATGATCAGGCCCGTCGCCAGCAGCGCGGTCGGCAGCCGCGGCACCAGGCCGGTGTGGTAATATTCCACCAGCAGCGACCAGCCCAGGGCGACCGAGATCACCGCGAGCAAGGCCGCGATCGCGCTGAAGAAGAACAGCGGCCGCTCCTCGCGGATCAGCTTGGCGATGGTGAACAGGATGCGGAATCCGTCGCGATAGGTGTTGAGCTTGCTCGCCGAGCCGGCGGGCCGCTCCTTGTACGCCGTGTCGACCTCGGCCATCGGCATCAGCAGGCGCACCGCATGCACGGTCAGCTCGGTCTCGATGCCGAAGCCCTCGGCCGTGAAGGGAAACGACTTCACGAACCGCCGCGACATGATGCGATAGCCGCTCAGCATGTCCTTCAGTTCGATCCCGAACATCAGCGCGGTCAAGCCGGTCAGCATCCTGTTGCCCAGGACATGGCCGGCGCGGTACGCGGCGGCCTCGGTATGCACCCGCCGCCCGGTGACGAGGTCGAGCTCCTCGCTGGTCAGCTTGGCGATCAGCGCCGGCGCCTGCGTCGCGTCATAGGTGTCGTCGCCGTCCGCCAGCACATAGATGTCGGCCTCGACGTCGGCGAACATCCGGCGCATGACGTTGCCCTTGCCCTGGCGCGGCTCGTTGCGCACGATGGCGCCCGCCTCCCGGGCGACCTCCGCCGTGCGGTCCTTCGAATTGTTGTCGTAGACGAAGATGTCGGCCGCCGGCAGCGCGGTGCGGAAGTCGCGCACGGTCTTCCCGATCGCGGCTTCCTCGTTGTAGCAGGGCAGGAGGACGGCGATTTTCGGATCGGTCATTGGCGGGGCCATTTGAACACCGGACAGAACTCATAGTCGCCGATGATGTTGGTGTCGAACACCGTGCATTTCAGCCAGTCGATCCTGAGGCCGTATTCGGCCAGTGCTTCGCGGGTCCGGCCCATGTCATAGGCGTCGGACAGGACGTAGAGGTCGCGCCTGCGGGCGATCCATTCCCATACCCGGCCCTTCATCATCTTGGTGAGCCTGGTGCCATCCTGCGGCTGCACCATCCAGCCGTCGATCCGCAGCAAGGGAATGCGGCGCGGGAAGGAGGGGGCGATGAACCCCAGCGGTCCGTCTCCGGTCAGCAGGACCATCGCCTTCTCGGGGTGCTCGATCTTCGGCAGGTCGGCCTGGACGAAGGGGTCGCTGACCGGCGAGCGCTCGATATACTCCACATGCGTCGTCGCCGCGGTGGCGATGAACAGCACGGCCAGCACGATGAGCTGCACCCGTCGCGGGAGCGGCAGCAATCCGATGGCAATCGCGACGAGCAGCGGTCCGAGCATCTCGAGCCCGACGATGTAGCGGTAGATCGCGAACATCTTGAGCCAGACGAGATAGGACGCGCCGGCGAAGGCCAGGGTGACGGCCGCCGCGGCGGGCGACACCAGCGGCGCCTTGGAGCGCCGCCCGAGGAGCCAGACGACGATCGCGGCGAGACTCGTGACATAGGCCAGCATCACCCGGATGTCGCGGAACGGGATGTCGTCGGCGATGCGCCAATCGAGCGCGAAGCGGATCGGAAAGGTCGCCGCGATCCAGAAATGCGTCGGCAGGAAGCGCATGTCGCGATAGGGCGCCGGCAGCGCGAGCGGCGATTTGAACGACTCGTTGAAATAGGGGAAGAGCGGGTTGCCGGTGATGTGCTCGAGATGCAGCGTCCAATAGCCCATCATCGCCGCGACGCCGACCAGGCCCGCGATGCCGCCGGCCAAAAGGCGCACCGACTGGTGCTTCCAGCTCCCGCCCAGTGCGACCAGCGCCGCCGCGAAGCCGATGGCGAAGGGAAATTCCGGCAGTTTGAGGCCGACCGTCGAGCCCACCAGCAGCCCGGCGCCGCCCGCGATCGCCGCGGCCTGCCAGAGCGGCCCTTCGCGCAGCCGCCGGCGGTTCACGACCAGGACCGCGATCGCCGACAGGATCAGGACGCTCATCGTGTTGTCGTGATAGGTCGTGCCGAACATGTTGAGGCCGAGGCCGCCGGTCTGCCCCAGCAGCGCCAGTCCCGCCGCGCCCAGCTTGTACTCGTCGATCGCGAGGGTCTGGCGTCCCAGGATGTAGAGCGGCACGACATTGGCGCCCTGTACGCAGCCCAGCACGAACAGCGCGAACCATGCCGGCGTATGCGTCGCCAGCAGGTAGAAGGGGATGTCCTGGAACGGGTTGTAGTAGCTCGCCTGGTGCGCCACGAGCATATCGATGGGCTCGCGCCCGTTCAGGAAGGCGTAGGGGATGTACCAATGGTAATTGCGGAAGTCCCAGGACGTGTCCTTGCCCAGCCACAGGACGTAGCCGCCCCAGAACGCGATGGTGAGGCACAGGAACAGCCATTCATTCCGGCTGAGCCGGAGCGCGCGCGAATCGACACTGGCTACAGACATGGGCTAGGGGCGCGCGCTCGAAGAAGGCGAGCCGGTTCTAGAGCAAGGCGTTGTGCCTGTCATGCCCGCCCATGCGGGCATCCAGCCGCGGCGAAACGGGATTTCCCGTACCGGAAGGCGGCAGCCATAGGGCTTAGCGCCTACCCTTCCTGCGGCTGCTCTATTTCCAGATTGTTCAGGAATTGGCGCGTGGAGGCCACGCCCGAATGGTTAAGGGCATAATGCCGCGCCAGTTCGCGCGGCAAGGTCAAGGCCCGGCGGCAGGCGGCTCCCAGGTCCTCATCCAGCGCCGCGGCGGCGCAATTGCCCACCACGTCCAGCATCACGTCGCGCGGGAAGGTCGCCACCGGCGTCCCGCAGGCCAGCGACTCCAGCATCACCAGGCCGAACGTGTCGGTCAGGCTGGGGAAGACGTTCACGTCACTGGCCGCGAAACAGCGTACGAGCTCCTCGCCGGACTTGGGGCCGAGGAATTTCGCCTGCGGGTATTTCGCCGCCAGGGCTTCGCGGGCCGGGCCGGGGCCGACGACGACCTTGGTGCCTGGCAGGTCGAGCGTGAGGAACGCCTCGATGTTCTTCTCGATCGACACCCGGCCGACATAAAGGAAGATCGGCTTGGGATAGGGCAGGGTCGCGTCCGGGATGGGGCGGAAGCGCTCGACGTCGACGCCGCCTTCCCACAGCCGGACGTTCTTGAAGCCTTGGGCTTCCAGCTCGCGCTTCATCGCGGGGGTGCGCGCCATGGTGGCAACGCCCCGGGCATGGAACCAGCGCTCCCACGCCCACACCCAGCGCTCCGGGATGAAAGGGAAGCGGGCATGGACGTATTCTGGATAGCGGGTATGGAAGGCGGTGGTGAACTCGATGCCGTGCTCGATGCAGATCGCCCGGGCGCTCATCCCCATCGTACCCTCAGTCGCGATATGCACCGCATCGGGGGCGAATTCGCGGATGATCTTCTCCAGCCCCTGGCGTGGGAAGATCGCAAGACGGATCTCGGGATAGGTCGGCAGCGGCAGGCTGAACCGGCCCTCGGGCGTCGCATAGCGCACCTCGTGGCCGAGCGCCTTGAGCTCGCGGCCCAGCATCTCCAGCGTCGTGACGACGCCGTTCACCTGCGGCTTCCACGCATCGGTGACGATCAGGATCTTGAGGTGTTCCTTGCCGGGCACAGGAAAGCGGCCGAGCGGCCTCACCGCGTCCGGCCAGAGCCGCCGGACCCTACGCGGGTACAGGCGCGGCTTCGCCGGCGACGGCCCCCTCTTGGGATCCTGTGGCTTGGGCTGAAACGGGAGCGGCCCAACGAATGATCTCCAGATGTCCGCTGGCATCTTCGACAAGGGCTGTGCAGCTTTCAACCCAGTCTCCATCGTTATGGTAGAGGACGTTGCCGATCCGGCGGATCGCCGCCTGGTGGATGTGGCCGCAGATCACGCCGTCGAGGCCTTTGCTTTCGGCCGCCCGCGCCACCACTTCCTCGAAGCGGCAGACATATTCGACGGCGTCCTTGACGGCATGCTTGAGCCAGTTGGAGAGCGACCAATAGGGCAGGCCGAGCTTGCGGCGGATGCCGTGCAGCACCTCGTTGGCGGCCAGCGCCTTGTCGTAGGCCCAGGAGCCCAGATGGGCGAGCCATTTGGCGAACTCGATCACGCCGTCGAACTGGTCGCCGTGCAGCACCAGCAGCTTCTTGCCGTCCGCCGTCTCGTGCACGGTCTCGCGCACCACTTCCACGCCGGCATAGGTGCGGCCGCAGAAGCCGCGCAGGAATTCGTCGTGATTGCCCGGAACGAAGATCACCCGGGTGCCCTCGTCGACCTTGCGCAGGATCTCATGGACCACGCGGCTATGCGCCTCGGGCCAGAACCAGCGGCGCTTGAGCTGCCAGCCGTCGACGATGTCGCCGACCAGATAAAGGGTCTCGCAGCTGTTCTGCTCGAGGAAGTCCAGCAGCTGCTCGGCTTTGCAGCCCCGTGTCCCCAGATGGATGTCGGAGACGAAGATCGTGCGGTGGAAGCGTGTCGGCCGGGCCGGCGGCGACGCGACGCGCGGCGGCTTGAAAGACACCGGCGGCGATACCAGCCAGGAGATACGGGCCATTCGTCGCGCTCCTCAAAAGCGGACGCGAATCTGCGTCCCTTCTGAAGCCGACTGCGTAACGGTGGCGCACGAATCTTTTGCGCTAAGCGTGCGAATCTTTTGCGGAAGGTCTGCGAATCTTTTGTTGCGGTGCAGCGACAGCGGCATGACTTGGTAAGGATTCGTTAGGGATCACCCCGCGGATCAGCCTGTGATTTTGCGCCGCACAATAAAGTCGGAAGTTTCGAGAATGCCTGCAAATCAGGCTAATTGGCGCCGATTTGCTGGGTTTTTCACGAAATTGCCGAATCTTTGGACTTGCGCGGAGCAAGGCAGGAGTCCATATTGTTGCAGCGCGGTATGACCGACCTCCCGTTAGTCATGCCGCCTGCCCTTCCTGGGCGTTTCCTCCCTGAACTTGGCCGCTCCTCTGGAGCGGCCTTTTTTCTTCCCCAGCTTCTGCTGCATCGCTATCGCACCGGACGCCGCTGGCGCCGCGCAAGTCCGAATTCTGGGCATCACGGAAACGGAAGGTTCACTCGGCGGCCAGGCTATGCCGGCGGCTGCGGGCCAACAGGCCCGGCTCGATGCCGACCAGGCGGGTGATCACCTCGGTCAGCCGGGCATGGACCAGCTCGAAATGCGGCCCTTTGGCGATCCGCTCCTCGTCCAGATAGATCGCGCGGTTGATTTCGACCTGCAGCGCATGCACGTCCTGGTCGCGTCGTCCGTGCAGATGCGTCGTGTAGCCGCCGGCATAGGGCGTGTTGCGTGCATGCCGGAAGCCCTGCGATTCGAAGGCGAGCTCCGCGGCCCGGGTCACGAGCGGCGCCGCGGCCATGCCGTAGCGGTCGCCCAGCACCACGTCGGGGATGGCGGCGGCGGACGGCATCGAGTGGCAATCGATGACGACGGCCACGCCGAACAGCGCGCGGGTTTCCTCCACCAATTCCCTCAAGGCGGCGTGATAAGGCCGATAAAGCCGGGTCAGCCGCTCCTCGGCGTCGCGCGCCGGGAGCTTGGCGCGGTAGATCTCCGCCCCATCGCGCACGATCCGCGGGATCACGCCCAGCCCCGCCGCCACGCGCGGTGTCGGCGTGTCGACCGTGACCGCAAGGGCGCCCTCGAACATCGCGCTGTCGATTTCCGCCGGCGCCCGGTTGGCGTCCAGGAAGGCGCGCGGAAAGCGAGCGGCGATCATCGGCGCGCCCAGCGCCACCGCACCGCAAAACAGCTCCTCGACGAAGGCGTCCTCCGAGCGGCGCAACGAAAGCGCGCTGAGCCGGCTCATCGCCACGAAGCTGGCGGGGTAGGCGCGGCCCGAATGGGGCGAGGCGAAGACGAAGGGCACCGTCTGGCGGAACGGGCGATGGATGCGAAAGGGTTCGGCATACAGTCCGGCCAGCTCGGCGTCGCCGTCACCCGTCCTGCCTGATCCCGCCTGCGCCATGCGATTCGCCGTCCTTGCCTTCAGTGGACCATTAACGCGCCAGCCCGATCAAGCGGCGAAAGGGCCGCGCCTTGCCGGGGTCGGTCTCCGTCCCGGCCCCGCCGTTAACCGTCGTTTACCGTTTGCCCGTTATAGGCTTAAGTGGAGGGGCAAGAGCGGGCCCATGGCGCATATTCTTCTGGCAGAAGACGACGAAAGCTTGCGCAAGTTCCTCGCGCAGGCGCTGGTGAAGGCCGGCCATGCGGTCACCGATTTCGGCGATGGCGGCGATGCCTACGAGTGCCTGAAGGGCTTCCGCTTCGATCTTCTGGTCACCGACATTGTGATGCCGGGCATGGACGGCATCGAACTCGCCAAGCGCGCGGCCGAGATGGACCAGGCCTTGAAGATCATGTTCATCACCGGCTTCGCGGCGGTCGCGCTGCATCCCTCGGCGAACGCACCCAAGCAGGCGAAGGTGTTGTCGAAGCCCTTCCATCTGCGCGAGATCGTCGCCGAAGTCGACCGCATGATCGCGGCGTAAGGCGCCACGCGCCATCCGAAATGAGGCCGTTTTGCGCGGTCAATGAGGCCGCCGCGCCCCATTGGCGCCTGCACGCCGCCGGATTTCTGCGCTCCCATTCCGCCGTCCGGCAAGTCCGAGCTGATCGGGGAGCCGGCCGCCGGCGCGCTTGGGCGTCGGCGAAAGCGGGAGGCATCGATGCAGATTGCACGACACGACATACTGAGCACACGGCCCTCTGGGATGACGCCGCGGCGCGCGGCGATCATCGGCACGGTGGCGCTGCTGCATGTGGGGGCGGCCTATATGCTCGTCAGCGGCATGGCGCAGCACATCATCGCGAATGTCGATCACACCCTCACGGTCGATCTCACGGAAAGGACCGTTCCGCCGAAGCCGGTCCCCATCCCGCCGACGCCGGTGCTTGCGGTCCCGGTCGAGAAGCAGGTCTACGTGCCTGAACCCAAATTCGACATCGCGCGGGACGAGCCGGTGATCCAGGCGACGCAGCATGACCCGCGTCCGCTCCAGCCGACCGAGCCGACCGCCTTGCCGGTCGACCGGGGCGCTGTCGCCGTTGCAGGCACCCATACGACGCCGCCTTATCCGGCGCTCGAAAGCCGCTTGGGCCATACGGGTACGGTGACTTTGACCGTCATGGTGGCGCCGGACGGCAACGTGGCTTCGGCCAGCGTCGCGCAGTCGAGCGGTTTCCCCGAACTGGATCAGGCCGCCATCGCCTGGGTGGTCGGACACTGGAAGTACAAGCCGGCCCTTGAGAGCGGCAATGCCGTGGCGAGCCGAACCTTGGCGGCAGTGAAGTTCGACCTGACACAGGCCCATCGCTAACGGCCACCGCAATTGCCGGCCCCGCAGAGCCACGACGCACTGCGGGGCTTTTTGCTTGGACGGGTCGGGCTTTGCCGCTTGAAAAGCTCGCTTGCCCCCCTGGGCAGTCGAGGCTATAGCTGCCGCCCCGCCGGTACCGGCATCGCGCGGGCAATTAGCTCAGCGGGAGAGCGTCCCCTTGACATGGGGAAGGTCACAGGTTCAATCCCTGTATTGCCCACCATTTTCAAGCACTTAGTTCAACTTACAGAACCCACAACGACCAGTTTCGGCTGGCTCGGCAGAACGATATTGCGCTTCGTCGTTCTTGCGTTGATGTCCGCCATGACCTCGTTAATGGCGAGCCGTGCCGCACGCAGATAGCTCGGATCGTATTTGGCGTAGATCTCCGTCGTCCGCAGTCCAGCGGCCTTGTGTCCCAACATGCCTTGGACCTCCCGGGGCGGAACGCCGCGACGCCTGAGTTCTTTCGCCATGGTGTGCCGGATGCAGTAGGGCGAAATCCGCTCTGGCAAGCCTTTGGCTATCTTGAGCAGGCGCTGGAAGGCCTTCTTGACCGAGAAGACACGGTCACCGTGATAGGTGACGACGTAATTGGACTTCACTTTCTGTAACCATGGCAGCAGCGTGTTGGTCATCGGAACCGTCGGCCGACACTTCTTTGTCTGCTTGCGACCTTCCACGCCTATCTCGTTCCGGCGTGCGCGAAATTCTCTATGTCGGCAAAGCATGCGATGTGTGCGCGAGCGCGCGGAGAGGTACGAGCAGATACGGTTGGCGCGACCGTTACACTGGCCGCTTGTGGCGCGGTGCCTGTCCTCGCCGATAGGCGCTGGGCGTCATGCCGAACCAGCGCTGGCCGGCGCGCCGGAAGCTGCGCGCGTCGGAATAGCCGATTTCGGCGGCGATCTCCTCGAAGGATTTGTCGGTCATCAGCAGCGTCGCGGCCGTGCCGCGCTGAACATCGTCCAGCAAGGCGCGGAACGAGCTGCCAGCATCCGCAAGCCGCCGCCGTAGCGTGGCCGAGCTCATCCGCAGATGTCGCGCCACCGCCGTCTCACCGTGCAGTCCGCCGTAAATCGCCTCGCGAACATCCCTGACAATTGCCGGAGCGCCCTCGGTCGTGCGTGAGTTGCGGTCGGCTGCCGCTTCCTCGAGCAGGCGCATGAACTCGACGAATTCATGCGCCGCCCAGGTATTGTATTTGACCGGCGCGAGGGGCGCCGCCGCGTCACTTGCCCGATAGGACAGCGTCGCCCCGCTACCTTTCACGATTGTTGGGCAGCGAAGAACGCTCTTCAGCATGGTCTTCCGGAATCGACCGATCGGCTCGGCCAATATCGCCTGCAGCGGCCGCAAGCGGCGGCCCGTGAGCCAGCGAAAGGCGCAATGGATCGTGAGCGCGAAGGTCTCGACGAACAATTCCATGCGCGCGGTTCGCTTGCCTTCATAGCTCAAGGCGATGCTGAGCCCCCGCCTGTTCCGCCTTACGGCGACCTTGATATCCGGCCTCAAAAGCACCGCGGCAGCGGCGAAACGTTTCAGAGCCTCACCCAGATTGTTGCCCTGGCCGGCGGCGGCCATGAGGATGCCGAGCGTGCCTTTGGGGATGGGTTTGGCCGATATGCCGAAGGATTCGTCGTCGGTTATGCGCATCTGTTCGAGGCACAGTTTCAGAAATACGGTCGAGGGTATGAATTCGTCGCAATCCGGACGGCCACTGCCGTGCGCGCCGGATTTCGCCAGCAGCCGCGTGGCCACGACGGACCCCAGAAGCAGAACCAAGTAATCTCTCGGCACATGAAAGCCTGCCGCCGTGAAATGCCCAGGTCCTTCGGGACGGCGGATGTGGACGGCGAGATTCACGCCTTTTCTCCCTGGCACCAACGTGACGAGCGCCGTTTATCCAGCTGCTATTTCATCACAATCACCCGGCTCTTGCGACAGCCGGAACGGCGCGCGGCAGCATTCCGTTACGGAAATTCTCATCTGCGGCGATTGCCGTGATCGAATTTGTCCCGGTCTTGTTGCACAGGCGCGTCCTAGCCGGGACCTGAGCTATGCACCAGAATCACGCAGCGCGGGCGCGCATTTTACGATTTCACGAGGCCGGTGGTGAATCTTGCGTTGACGTCTGAAGAGTTGCTGTTCCGCCGCGAGGTGCGCGCGTTCCTGGACGAGCATCTGACGGCCGAGCTGCGCGCGGCGGGACGCGCCACGACCAGCGTCTTCACGCCGAAGGCTTTCAGCATCGCCTGGCAGAAAATCCTGCACGCCAAGGGGTGGGTCGCGCCAAGCTGGCCGAAGCAATATGGCGGCACCGGCTGGACGGAAATGCAGCGCTACATCTTCGCCGCGGAATGTGCCCGTGCGGGTGCGCCTGGCCTGGCGCCGATGGGGCTCAGGATGGTCGGTCCCGTGATCATGGGCTATGGCACGCCGGAGCAGAAGGCGCATTACCTGCCGCGCATCCTTTCCGGCGAGGATTACTGGTGCCAGGGCTATTCCGAGCCGGGTTCTGGCTCGGATCTGGCATCGCTGTCTCTGCGCGCGATCTCCGACGGCGACGATTACGTGCTGAACGGCTCCAAGATATGGACCACGCACGCCCATTGGGCGAACAAAATGTTCTGCCTGGTGCGCACCCGGGCCGAAGGCAAGCCCCAGGCTGGCATCACCTTCCTGCTGCTCGACATGGCGAGCGCAGGTATCACCGTCGCCCCCATTATCACGCTGGCGGGCGAGCACGAGCTGAACCAGGTGTTCTTCACCGATGTGCGCGTGTCCAAGGCGGGCCGATTGGGCGAGGAGAATGACGGCTGGACGGTCGCCAAATATCTCCTCGAATTCGAACGCGGTGGCGGCGCGGCGGCCGGCCTGAAGGTCGCGCTGGAGCGGCTGCGCCAGATGGCGGAAGCCGAACCCGCCGGCGGCGGCGACGCCCTGCGCGACGATCCGGATTTTCGCCGCAAGCTGGCTGAAGCCGCGATTCGGATCGAGACGATCGAGATGACGGAGCACCGCGTCATGTGCGCCCTGGCCTCCGGCGGCAATCCGGGTCCGGCGTCCTCGATGCTGAAGATGCAGAGCACCGAGGCCATGCAGCGCCTGGACGAAATCGGCATCGAAGTGGCGGGCCACTATGCGCTGGTAGAGCAGCCCGAAGCCCGCATGCCGGGCTCGAATATAGAACCGGTCGGCCCGGCGCACAGCCTCCACACAATGGCGCGCTATCTCAACAACCGCGCGGCGTCGATCTATGGCGGCTCCAACGAAATCCAGCGCGACATCATCGCCCGCCATGTGCTGCGCCTCTGAAGGATCAGGAGCATGAGTTCATCGCAATCGGCTGCCCCGCTCGATCACGCACAGATTCCGACCCTTGCGGATATCCCGCGTTACCACGCGCGCGTTCGGCCCGACGACATCGCCCTGTCGTTCGAGGGCCGCGACACGAGTTTCGATGCGCTCGACCGGCACAGCAACCAGGTCGCCCACGCGCTCATCGAGGCCGGGGCGCGGCCGGGCGACCGCATCTGCTATGTCGGCAAGAACAGCGACCATTATTTCGAACTGCTGCTCGGTGCGGCGAAGGCCGGGGTGGTGATGACGCCGATCGGCTGGCGGCTGGCGCCGCGCGAAGTCGCCTTTATGGCGAATGATGCGGAGGCCCGATTCCTTTTCGTCGGCCCGGAGTCGATGGCGCTGGTTCGCCAGATCGGCGGCGAGCTCGATAAAGTCGAACAAATCGTCGCCATGGAAGACGACGCGGCAGAATTTCCGCTCTATGAGGCGTGGCGCGATCGACAAAGCGACACCGATCCCGCACGGCCGATCCGGGAAACGGACATCGCCCTGCAACTCTACACCTCCGGCACCACGGGTAATCCCAAAGGCGCGATGCTGCGGCACGTCAATCTGCTCGGCGGACGGCGCCTGGCCGCGGAAGCCGGGCTCGACTGGAACCAGTGGGGTCCGGGCGATGTCAGCCTCGTGGCGATGCCGGTCGCGCATATCGGCGGCACCGGCTGGGGCATCGTCGGCCTCTACAACGGCGCCAAAGGCGTCGTGGCGCGCGAGTTCGATCCGACCAAGGTGCTCGATTTCATCGAGCGCGACAGGATTTCGAAAATGTTCATGGTGCCGGCGGCGCTGCAGATCGTCGTCAGCCAGCCGCGCGCCCGCGAGGTCGATTACAGCCGCCTGAAATACATCCTCTATGGCGCCTCGCCCATTCCGCTCGACCTCTTGCGCGAATGCATGGCGGTGTTCGGCTGCGGCTTCTGCCAGCAATACGGCATGACCGAAACCTGCGGCACGGTCGCCTATCTGCCGCCGGAGGATCACGATCCGGCCGGCAATCCGCGCATGCGCTCCGCCGGCATCCCAATGCCGGGCGTGGAATTGAAGGTGATGGACGAAGCTGGAAAAACGTTGGGGCCCGGCGTCATCGGCGAAGTCGCGATCCGCTCGGTGGCGAACATGGCCGGCTATTGGCACCTGCCGGAGGCGACGGCCAAGACGGTCGACAGTGAGGGCTGGCTACGGACCGGCGACGCCGGCTATCTCGACGCCGACGGCTATCTCTACATCCAGGACCGTGTCAAGGACATGATCATCAGCGGCGGCGAGAACATCTATCCCGCCGAAGTCGAAAGCTCGATCTACGGCCATCCCGACATCGCCGAAGTCGCGGTGATCGGCGTGCCCGATGAAAGATGGGGCGAGGCGGTAAAGGCCGTCGTGGTCCCCAAGCCCGGCCGCACCGTCGATGCCGCCGATGTCATCGCCTTCGCCCGCTCGCGCATAGCCCATTTCAAGGCGCCCAAGAGCATCGACGTGATCGCTGCCCTGCCGCGCAACGCTTCGGGCAAGATCCTGCGCCGCCAGTTGCGCGAGCCCTATTGGGCGAGCCGCGAGCGGCGGGTGAATTGAACCCGATGCCCGGCCCGCCGTTATCATGACAGGAGTGCAACACCGCATGACCGACACAGCCGCAACGATCTCTTCCAATACCGCCAAGCAGAGGCCATCCAGCTACGGCAAGATCGATTTCACAACGCCGAAGGGCGAGCCGGCCCTGACCGCGCCGGATTCGGTTTCCTGGCAGGTGTTCAAGAATCCGGTGTCGCTGTTCATTGGCGGCATCACGGCCGTGCTGCTCGAATTCGCCGAGCCCGGCGTGCGCTCGGGAGTCTGGGATCATTCCTCGTTCCGCCGTGAGCCCCTGG
The nucleotide sequence above comes from Rhizomicrobium sp.. Encoded proteins:
- a CDS encoding fatty acid--CoA ligase; protein product: MSSSQSAAPLDHAQIPTLADIPRYHARVRPDDIALSFEGRDTSFDALDRHSNQVAHALIEAGARPGDRICYVGKNSDHYFELLLGAAKAGVVMTPIGWRLAPREVAFMANDAEARFLFVGPESMALVRQIGGELDKVEQIVAMEDDAAEFPLYEAWRDRQSDTDPARPIRETDIALQLYTSGTTGNPKGAMLRHVNLLGGRRLAAEAGLDWNQWGPGDVSLVAMPVAHIGGTGWGIVGLYNGAKGVVAREFDPTKVLDFIERDRISKMFMVPAALQIVVSQPRAREVDYSRLKYILYGASPIPLDLLRECMAVFGCGFCQQYGMTETCGTVAYLPPEDHDPAGNPRMRSAGIPMPGVELKVMDEAGKTLGPGVIGEVAIRSVANMAGYWHLPEATAKTVDSEGWLRTGDAGYLDADGYLYIQDRVKDMIISGGENIYPAEVESSIYGHPDIAEVAVIGVPDERWGEAVKAVVVPKPGRTVDAADVIAFARSRIAHFKAPKSIDVIAALPRNASGKILRRQLREPYWASRERRVN
- a CDS encoding helix-turn-helix domain-containing protein, whose translation is MPGRKGVNLAVHIRRPEGPGHFTAAGFHVPRDYLVLLLGSVVATRLLAKSGAHGSGRPDCDEFIPSTVFLKLCLEQMRITDDESFGISAKPIPKGTLGILMAAAGQGNNLGEALKRFAAAAVLLRPDIKVAVRRNRRGLSIALSYEGKRTARMELFVETFALTIHCAFRWLTGRRLRPLQAILAEPIGRFRKTMLKSVLRCPTIVKGSGATLSYRASDAAAPLAPVKYNTWAAHEFVEFMRLLEEAAADRNSRTTEGAPAIVRDVREAIYGGLHGETAVARHLRMSSATLRRRLADAGSSFRALLDDVQRGTAATLLMTDKSFEEIAAEIGYSDARSFRRAGQRWFGMTPSAYRRGQAPRHKRPV
- a CDS encoding acyl-CoA dehydrogenase family protein is translated as MNLALTSEELLFRREVRAFLDEHLTAELRAAGRATTSVFTPKAFSIAWQKILHAKGWVAPSWPKQYGGTGWTEMQRYIFAAECARAGAPGLAPMGLRMVGPVIMGYGTPEQKAHYLPRILSGEDYWCQGYSEPGSGSDLASLSLRAISDGDDYVLNGSKIWTTHAHWANKMFCLVRTRAEGKPQAGITFLLLDMASAGITVAPIITLAGEHELNQVFFTDVRVSKAGRLGEENDGWTVAKYLLEFERGGGAAAGLKVALERLRQMAEAEPAGGGDALRDDPDFRRKLAEAAIRIETIEMTEHRVMCALASGGNPGPASSMLKMQSTEAMQRLDEIGIEVAGHYALVEQPEARMPGSNIEPVGPAHSLHTMARYLNNRAASIYGGSNEIQRDIIARHVLRL